Genomic window (Rhodothermales bacterium):
ACGACAGCTGCCGCGGGCGAATGGATCAGCCTGTTCGACGGCGCCACCCTCGAGGGCTGGACCTTCAACGAAGATACGGGCACGTTCCGGGTTGAGAATGGGGTCCTCATCGTCGATGGACCGCGTTCCCACCTGTTCTACACTGGCCCGGTGGGCGATCACAATTTCAAGAACTTCGAGTGGAAGGCGGACATCATGACGATGCCCGGCGCCAACTCGGGGATGTACATCCACACCGAGTTTCAGCCGGACGGCTGGCCCGCGAAGGGCTACGAGATCCAGGTGAACAACTCGCACAGCGACTGGCGCCGGAGCGCCGGCCTTTACGGGATCGACGACGTACGCGAGGCGCCGGCGAAGGATAACGAGTGGTTCACGCAGCACATTGTCGTAAACGGTAGCCAGATCGTTACGATGGTGAACGGCGATACGATGATCACCTACAACGAGCCGCCGAACGCCGAACGCCCGGAAGACATGGCCGGCCGCCGGCTCTCCAGCGGCACCATCGCCATCCAGGGCCACGACCCGGAGAGCGTGATCCACTATAAGAACATCATGGTCAGGCTACTGCCGGATTGAGGTTGTTCCCCCCTGGCCCCGAGCATCGTTAGTTGATCTTCAGGAGAGTACGCCGGGGGCGTTCTCTCCCGGAGAGCCTACACCGCCTGATCCGCTGGCCGTGCGCCCATCTCACGGTCGAGCAGGTAGAGATTGGCGCCGTCGTTCCCGATGAGCGTG
Coding sequences:
- a CDS encoding DUF1080 domain-containing protein, translated to MSTISMKSWMTLSCLAALVLAGCQPQATPEAADAAPMTTAAAGEWISLFDGATLEGWTFNEDTGTFRVENGVLIVDGPRSHLFYTGPVGDHNFKNFEWKADIMTMPGANSGMYIHTEFQPDGWPAKGYEIQVNNSHSDWRRSAGLYGIDDVREAPAKDNEWFTQHIVVNGSQIVTMVNGDTMITYNEPPNAERPEDMAGRRLSSGTIAIQGHDPESVIHYKNIMVRLLPD